A section of the Lusitaniella coriacea LEGE 07157 genome encodes:
- a CDS encoding NAD-dependent epimerase/dehydratase family protein encodes MKVLVIGGDGYCGWATALHLSNKGYEVGILDSLVRRYWDLKLGSDTLTPIAPIEHRLQRWNELTGKSIDLFVGDITDYAFLSKTLREFEPETIVHFGEQRSAPYSMIDREHAVFTQVNNVVGTLNILYAMKEDFPDSHLVKLGTMGEYGTPNIDIEEGYITIEHNGRKDTLPYPKQPGSFYHLSKVHDSHNIHFACKIWGLRATDLNQGVVYGVLTEETGMDELLINRLDYDGVFGTALNRFCIQAATGHPLTVYGKGGQTRGFLDIRDTVRCMELAIANPAESGQLRVFNQFTEMFSIGDLAMMVKKAGVSIGLDVEIENLENPRVELEEHYFNAKNTKLLDLGLQPHYLSDSLLDSLLNFATKYKNRVDTQQILPKVQWRR; translated from the coding sequence ATGAAAGTCCTGGTTATTGGTGGTGATGGTTATTGCGGTTGGGCAACTGCACTCCATTTATCGAACAAAGGATATGAAGTTGGCATTCTCGATAGTTTAGTACGGCGTTATTGGGATCTTAAATTGGGTTCAGACACGCTGACCCCCATTGCGCCCATCGAACATCGCCTACAACGCTGGAATGAATTGACGGGAAAATCCATTGATTTGTTCGTTGGCGACATTACCGATTATGCATTTCTCAGCAAAACGCTCCGCGAGTTTGAACCCGAAACGATCGTTCACTTTGGCGAACAGCGTTCTGCGCCCTATTCTATGATCGATCGCGAACACGCAGTTTTCACTCAGGTGAACAACGTCGTGGGAACGCTCAATATTCTCTACGCCATGAAAGAGGACTTTCCCGACTCCCATTTAGTGAAGTTGGGAACGATGGGCGAATATGGCACGCCCAATATTGACATCGAAGAAGGTTATATTACCATCGAACACAACGGGCGGAAGGATACGCTTCCCTATCCCAAGCAACCCGGAAGTTTTTACCATCTCTCCAAAGTACACGACAGCCACAACATTCACTTTGCCTGCAAAATCTGGGGATTGCGCGCGACGGATTTGAACCAAGGCGTGGTTTACGGCGTACTCACAGAAGAGACGGGGATGGACGAGTTATTGATCAATCGCCTCGACTACGACGGCGTATTCGGAACCGCACTCAACCGTTTCTGCATTCAAGCAGCGACGGGACACCCCCTCACCGTTTACGGCAAAGGCGGACAAACGCGCGGTTTCCTCGATATTCGCGATACCGTTCGGTGTATGGAACTCGCGATCGCGAACCCTGCCGAATCCGGACAACTTCGCGTCTTTAACCAGTTTACCGAAATGTTCAGCATCGGCGATCTAGCCATGATGGTCAAAAAAGCCGGCGTTTCCATCGGACTCGATGTAGAAATCGAAAACCTCGAAAATCCTCGCGTTGAGCTAGAAGAACACTACTTCAACGCCAAAAACACCAAACTCCTAGACTTGGGACTACAACCCCACTATCTCTCGGACTCCCTACTCGACTCGCTGCTCAACTTTGCAACGAAATACAAAAATCGAGTAGATACGCAACAAATTCTACCCAAAGTACAGTGGCGTAGATAA